A single window of Mycolicibacterium aurum DNA harbors:
- a CDS encoding flavin-containing monooxygenase yields the protein MPHLTDADVREPEVARLIGLPFDDDDEVLRSAIDEASVPALLMSMVHMTGDLGILDELPSPVMLIAMDLQGAMSEPDKKVVRDRAFDVARDYRDRGCPPPFVPDRTQLTEMLGVLSAGQVTEEFIDYIAADLRVTDADHCGPVLRSTVEQRAACPVVIIGCGEAGLLAGIKLTQAGMPFTIVEKQSGVGGTWLANRYPGCRVDIASQYYTYSFEPTDHWEHHYATQPEILRYLRDVMDSYGIGDHVRFGTAVTGAQWDEATSTWRVQIRTGDGTDDTLTARALICAVGQFSSAVIPDIAGAPDFGGPSCHTADWDESIDLTGKRVAVIGAGASGFQLVPAIAGTAAHVDVYQRTPQWMAPNVHYHEPVGAGARWATRHLPYYGRWLRVVSWWPIADALDEQITIDPGWDTGGLSVSEGNQAIRDMFVAWMRAFTDDEDLLAKVTPNYPPMGKRTLQDDGTWLRTLQRDDVELVTDPIAEITRDGVTDVRGVHRPADVLLWATGFDVNHQLGTLDVRGTDGVGLNQAWGDAAYAYLGVTVPGFPNFYCMFGPGTNAVNGASIIYNSECQMRYILGCLDMMLAVGATAAEPRAEVCVDYDRRSQARLSTMVYAHPAVNNYYKNSKGELPTLFAWRIVDYWRWTHHPEPQDYVLRSASQQEVS from the coding sequence ATGCTGATCGCGATGGACCTGCAGGGCGCCATGAGCGAACCCGACAAGAAGGTCGTGCGGGACCGTGCCTTCGACGTGGCGCGGGACTACCGCGACCGAGGCTGCCCGCCGCCGTTCGTGCCGGACCGTACCCAGCTGACCGAGATGCTCGGTGTGCTGTCCGCCGGTCAGGTCACCGAGGAGTTCATCGACTACATCGCCGCCGACCTGCGGGTGACCGACGCCGACCACTGCGGCCCGGTGCTGCGGTCCACCGTCGAGCAGCGGGCTGCCTGCCCGGTGGTCATCATCGGTTGTGGTGAGGCGGGACTGCTCGCCGGTATCAAGCTCACACAGGCGGGTATGCCGTTCACGATCGTCGAGAAGCAGTCGGGCGTGGGCGGCACCTGGCTGGCAAACCGCTATCCGGGATGCCGAGTCGACATCGCGAGTCAGTACTACACGTATTCCTTTGAGCCAACCGACCATTGGGAGCACCACTACGCGACCCAGCCCGAGATTCTGCGGTACCTGCGCGACGTGATGGACAGCTACGGCATCGGTGACCACGTCCGGTTCGGCACTGCGGTCACCGGCGCGCAGTGGGATGAGGCGACCTCGACATGGCGCGTGCAGATCCGCACCGGCGACGGTACCGACGACACACTCACGGCCCGCGCGCTGATCTGTGCCGTAGGCCAGTTCAGCTCCGCGGTGATTCCCGACATCGCGGGCGCCCCCGATTTCGGCGGGCCGTCGTGTCACACCGCCGACTGGGACGAGTCCATCGACCTGACCGGCAAAAGGGTCGCCGTGATCGGTGCCGGTGCCAGCGGTTTTCAGCTGGTGCCTGCCATCGCGGGCACCGCCGCCCACGTCGACGTCTACCAGCGCACCCCGCAGTGGATGGCGCCCAACGTGCACTACCACGAGCCTGTGGGCGCCGGTGCCCGCTGGGCCACCCGCCACCTCCCGTATTACGGGCGCTGGCTGCGCGTCGTGTCATGGTGGCCGATTGCCGACGCGCTCGATGAACAGATCACCATCGATCCCGGCTGGGACACGGGCGGATTGTCGGTCAGCGAAGGCAATCAGGCGATCCGGGACATGTTCGTCGCATGGATGCGGGCGTTCACCGACGACGAAGACCTGCTGGCCAAGGTGACGCCGAACTATCCGCCGATGGGCAAACGCACCCTGCAGGACGACGGCACGTGGCTGCGTACGCTGCAACGCGATGACGTGGAACTGGTCACCGACCCGATCGCCGAGATCACCCGCGACGGCGTCACCGATGTGCGCGGTGTGCATCGCCCAGCCGATGTACTGCTGTGGGCCACCGGGTTCGACGTCAACCATCAGCTCGGCACCCTCGACGTGCGCGGCACCGATGGAGTCGGCCTCAACCAGGCCTGGGGTGACGCCGCCTACGCCTATCTCGGCGTCACCGTTCCCGGGTTCCCCAACTTCTACTGCATGTTCGGCCCGGGCACCAACGCCGTCAACGGTGCGAGCATCATCTACAACTCCGAGTGCCAGATGCGCTACATCCTCGGATGCCTCGACATGATGCTGGCGGTCGGCGCGACGGCGGCCGAGCCGCGGGCCGAGGTGTGCGTCGACTACGACCGGCGCAGTCAGGCCCGGCTGAGCACCATGGTCTACGCCCACCCGGCGGTCAACAACTACTACAAGAACTCCAAGGGCGAGCTGCCCACATTGTTCGCATGGCGCATCGTCGACTACTGGCGGTGGACGCATCACCCCGAGCCGCAGGACTATGTCTTGAGAAGTGCTTCACAACAGGAGGTTTCATGA